The Cystobacter fuscus DSM 2262 genome includes a region encoding these proteins:
- a CDS encoding NUDIX hydrolase: MTASLDSLRALLSHHVPADAREREDLERMRRFAEELEQPFSRVQPRAHFTGSAVVVDPAGARVVLLLHGKLKRWLQPGGHAEEADAGRMEDSALREAREETGCRVVLHPRAPRPLDVDVHTIPARKDEAEHQHLDVRYLVVAENPEALVHDPNESTGAQWLTWDEALARVGEDAPLRRLLEKARAVARPE; this comes from the coding sequence ATGACCGCCTCCCTGGACTCCTTGCGCGCCCTGTTGTCCCACCACGTTCCCGCGGACGCGCGGGAGCGCGAGGACCTGGAGCGCATGCGCCGCTTCGCCGAGGAGCTGGAGCAGCCCTTCTCCCGCGTCCAGCCGCGAGCGCACTTCACCGGGAGCGCGGTGGTGGTGGACCCGGCGGGAGCGCGGGTGGTGCTGCTGCTGCACGGCAAGCTCAAGCGCTGGCTGCAACCCGGCGGACACGCGGAGGAGGCGGACGCGGGCCGCATGGAGGACTCGGCGCTGCGCGAGGCGCGGGAGGAGACGGGTTGCCGCGTGGTGCTCCATCCGCGCGCTCCCCGCCCCCTGGACGTGGACGTGCACACCATTCCCGCGCGCAAGGATGAAGCGGAGCACCAGCACCTGGACGTGCGCTACCTCGTGGTGGCGGAGAATCCGGAGGCGCTGGTGCATGATCCCAACGAGTCCACGGGCGCGCAGTGGCTGACGTGGGACGAGGCCCTCGCGCGGGTGGGCGAGGACGCGCCGCTGCGGCGCCTGCTGGAGAAGGCCCGGGCGGTGGCGCGCCCGGAGTGA